The following proteins come from a genomic window of Paenibacillus spongiae:
- a CDS encoding ABC transporter ATP-binding protein, which produces MEFQTNSGPVVQLKNVTKVIGKRTIIDQLTLDLPQAEVFGFLGPNGSGKTTTIRMMVGLMGLTKGDVIIRGHSIRTDYEKAIRHVGAIVENPEMYKYLTGYQNLLHYSRMVPGITTQRIDEVVELVGLTNRINDKVKTYSLGMRQRLGVAQAIMHKPSLLILDEPTNGLDPAGIRELRDYLRKLAKEDGITVFVSSHLLSEMELMCDRVAIIQSGKLIDVRSVRREDDDVAAAVSNVIFDVDNPEEALRLLSGSYSGVRDKNGVTFQVDRETIAAINTALVNAGLKVYGIRVLNKSLEDQFLEMTGGELNV; this is translated from the coding sequence ATGGAATTTCAAACGAATAGCGGTCCGGTCGTTCAGTTGAAGAACGTCACGAAAGTGATCGGGAAACGCACGATTATCGACCAGCTGACACTTGATCTTCCCCAAGCGGAAGTATTCGGCTTCCTTGGGCCTAACGGCTCGGGTAAGACGACGACAATACGCATGATGGTCGGACTGATGGGTTTGACAAAGGGAGACGTGATCATCCGGGGGCACAGCATCCGGACGGATTACGAGAAGGCGATTCGGCATGTCGGCGCCATTGTCGAGAATCCGGAGATGTACAAATACTTGACCGGTTATCAGAATTTGCTCCATTACTCCCGCATGGTTCCGGGGATAACAACGCAGCGGATCGATGAGGTCGTAGAGCTCGTAGGGCTTACGAACCGCATTAACGATAAGGTGAAGACCTACTCGCTCGGGATGCGTCAAAGACTTGGCGTCGCTCAGGCGATTATGCATAAGCCGTCGCTGCTCATACTGGATGAGCCGACCAACGGTCTTGATCCGGCCGGTATACGCGAGCTGAGGGATTATCTACGCAAGCTGGCTAAGGAAGACGGCATTACGGTCTTCGTATCGAGCCACCTGTTATCCGAGATGGAGCTCATGTGCGACCGTGTTGCGATCATTCAAAGCGGCAAGCTCATTGACGTACGGAGCGTCCGGCGCGAGGATGACGATGTGGCGGCGGCGGTCTCGAACGTCATATTCGATGTGGACAATCCCGAGGAGGCGCTGCGTCTTCTATCCGGCTCCTATTCCGGGGTTCGGGACAAGAATGGCGTAACCTTCCAGGTGGATCGCGAGACGATCGCGGCCATTAATACCGCGCTTGTGAATGCAGGACTGAAAGTATACGGAATTCGCGTTCTGAACAAATCGCTGGAAGATCAGTTCCTCGAAATGACGGGAGGCGAGTTGAATGTTTGA
- a CDS encoding ABC transporter permease, which produces MFDFLQLVRNENMKIYRRVRTWIMFGILIMLVLAISIVAKLVGDGDVDNWFMMSMETMVLFQLVTIFTVVVSADSVAGEFSTGTIKLLLIRPWSRSKILLSKYISLLMFALVQAVLLYALTFLANMLLFGYSGSGEAQKVFESDLHPFAYMLLYYFYQFLGLIIIVTMAFMLSTVFRSGGLAIGLSLFLLLGGSTIAGLLSMLDYAWVDYILFLHLNLTQYMGGSEAGGMTLGFSLGVLAAYYVVFIALTWLIFNKRDVAA; this is translated from the coding sequence ATGTTTGATTTCTTGCAACTGGTCCGCAATGAAAATATGAAGATCTACCGCCGTGTGCGGACATGGATCATGTTCGGCATTCTAATCATGCTTGTATTGGCTATATCGATCGTCGCCAAGCTGGTTGGTGACGGCGATGTGGACAACTGGTTTATGATGAGCATGGAAACCATGGTGCTGTTTCAATTGGTTACGATTTTTACCGTCGTCGTCTCGGCCGACAGCGTAGCGGGCGAATTCTCGACCGGTACGATCAAGCTGCTCCTGATCCGGCCGTGGAGCCGCTCCAAGATTCTGCTCTCCAAGTACATCTCGCTGCTGATGTTTGCCCTTGTTCAGGCGGTTCTTCTATACGCGCTGACCTTTCTTGCGAACATGCTGCTCTTCGGCTACAGCGGAAGTGGAGAAGCCCAGAAGGTATTCGAATCCGATCTGCATCCGTTTGCCTATATGCTGTTGTATTACTTCTACCAGTTCCTCGGCTTGATTATCATCGTGACGATGGCTTTCATGCTGTCCACGGTGTTCCGCAGCGGCGGCCTGGCGATCGGCCTTTCGTTGTTCCTGCTTCTTGGGGGCAGCACGATCGCGGGACTGTTATCCATGCTCGATTACGCATGGGTGGACTATATTCTGTTCCTGCACTTGAATCTGACGCAGTACATGGGCGGCAGCGAAGCGGGCGGAATGACGCTTGGATTCTCGCTCGGCGTGCTCGCGGCCTACTATGTTGTGTTTATCGCATTGACATGGCTGATCTTTAACAAGCGCGACGTAGCGGCATAA
- a CDS encoding bactofilin family protein, with translation MFKETKRQSSTDTLIGPGTTVEGHLLSEANIRIEGEYRGEITCQGDVIIGEGGVARANITSKDVTVAGKVIGDIVTSGRLTITASGQLHGSVTTHNLLIQDGGLLNGTCTMEKTAEYRSRQAAEADSHQPVKEAANKETHPKEKEKEKEKARQAG, from the coding sequence ATGTTTAAAGAAACCAAACGGCAGTCGTCAACCGATACGTTGATCGGTCCGGGGACGACAGTGGAAGGTCATTTGCTGAGTGAAGCCAACATCCGCATCGAGGGCGAATACCGGGGCGAAATTACATGCCAAGGAGACGTCATTATCGGCGAAGGCGGAGTTGCGCGAGCCAACATAACGAGCAAGGATGTTACGGTCGCGGGCAAAGTAATCGGAGATATCGTCACTTCCGGCCGGCTCACCATCACCGCATCCGGACAGCTTCACGGCAGCGTTACAACCCATAATCTGCTGATCCAGGATGGCGGTCTGCTTAACGGTACATGCACGATGGAGAAAACAGCGGAATACCGGTCGCGGCAAGCGGCGGAAGCCGATTCGCATCAACCGGTCAAGGAGGCCGCGAATAAAGAAACGCATCCGAAGGAGAAAGAAAAGGAGAAAGAGAAAGCGCGGCAAGCCGGGTAA
- the cls gene encoding cardiolipin synthase, which produces MIWVVLALLIFIFQIATILILEFRQPSKTVAWLLILFILPIIGFVMYYFLAKEYQNRRIVRKRNVVAKEQRLQALLRCKMVHRPADIKGGEFSRQERLFRLLTGMSTSPITSCNETRVLTNGRVTFDAILDAIEGANHHIHMEYYTIRNDVIGRRFKDALIRKAKEGIEVRIVYDGVGSLELDDGYLQELHKAGIMTHCFLTPRMAFFEKRMNYRDHRKIVVVDGLIGFVGGINIGDEYLGGNPKLGFWRDTHLQIRGDAVYFLQDVFLRNWWFTAKERLSNPAYLPEHSCEGTEQVQIIASGPDSVADAILECVFAAVSVAKNRIYITTPYFIPDPSVLMGLRTAALSGVDVRIIIPYVADSKLVLYASLSYVEDLLGVGVRIYRYHKGFVHSKVLIVDKLLASVGTANMDMRSFFSNFELNALLFDKTAIRRLEEDFMSDLEACEELNLYTFRQRPRWQKASEVVARMLSPLL; this is translated from the coding sequence ATGATTTGGGTGGTGCTGGCACTCCTTATTTTCATCTTTCAAATTGCTACAATACTCATTCTCGAATTCCGCCAACCATCCAAAACCGTAGCATGGCTTCTCATTCTCTTCATTCTTCCGATCATCGGCTTCGTCATGTATTATTTTCTGGCCAAAGAATACCAGAATCGGAGGATTGTCCGCAAACGCAATGTGGTAGCCAAAGAGCAGCGCCTGCAGGCGCTGCTGCGCTGTAAGATGGTTCACCGTCCGGCGGATATTAAAGGCGGGGAATTCAGCCGCCAGGAACGGCTGTTCCGGCTGTTAACCGGCATGTCGACCTCCCCCATTACGAGCTGCAACGAGACGAGGGTGCTAACGAACGGACGCGTAACCTTCGACGCCATTCTTGATGCGATAGAAGGGGCGAACCATCATATCCATATGGAATATTACACGATCCGGAACGATGTGATCGGCAGGAGATTCAAGGATGCGCTTATCCGCAAGGCGAAGGAAGGGATTGAAGTTCGCATCGTCTACGACGGTGTCGGCAGTCTCGAGCTCGACGACGGCTATCTTCAGGAGCTGCACAAGGCGGGCATCATGACCCACTGCTTCTTGACGCCGCGGATGGCCTTCTTCGAGAAGCGGATGAATTATCGCGATCACCGCAAAATCGTTGTTGTAGACGGGCTGATCGGCTTCGTGGGCGGCATTAATATCGGAGATGAATACTTGGGCGGGAATCCGAAGCTTGGCTTCTGGCGGGATACCCATCTCCAAATAAGAGGGGATGCCGTCTATTTTCTCCAGGACGTGTTCTTAAGAAACTGGTGGTTCACCGCCAAGGAGCGGCTCTCGAATCCGGCTTATTTGCCGGAGCACAGCTGCGAGGGCACCGAGCAGGTGCAGATTATAGCCAGCGGGCCGGACAGCGTAGCCGATGCGATTCTGGAATGCGTATTTGCCGCCGTATCCGTGGCCAAGAACCGGATCTATATTACAACGCCGTATTTCATACCGGATCCGAGCGTGCTGATGGGTCTGAGAACCGCGGCATTGAGCGGCGTCGATGTACGGATCATTATTCCGTACGTGGCAGACTCGAAGCTGGTTCTCTATGCTTCGTTGTCTTACGTGGAGGATTTGCTTGGCGTAGGGGTTCGCATCTACCGGTACCACAAAGGCTTCGTTCATTCGAAGGTGCTGATCGTCGATAAATTGCTCGCTTCCGTCGGGACGGCGAATATGGATATGCGCAGCTTCTTCAGCAATTTCGAGCTTAATGCGCTGCTGTTCGACAAGACGGCGATCAGGCGGCTGGAAGAAGATTTCATGAGCGATTTGGAAGCATGCGAGGAATTGAATCTGTACACCTTCCGGCAGCGGCCGCGCTGGCAGAAGGCGAGCGAGGTCGTAGCCCGGATGCTGTCCCCGCTGCTGTAG
- a CDS encoding NAD(P)/FAD-dependent oxidoreductase codes for MKKLYSGRLYWPETLSQYRSYPPLESDLTVHVAIVGGGMSGLLCGYELAKLDIRAVILERGDIAGGSTSANIGLVQFANDIMLCDLIGQIGKPAAVRFYHACGQAVRDLEGIAAELDKNVEFAIRSSLYFASRKQDVPKLRREYEALQSNGFHVEYWEPGDINARFPFRKPGAIVMHGDAEVNPLRFVHAVAEAASDQGLIIHEGTEITAHVALPDGRHRLRTSTGVTIEAEHVVYAVGYEPVKLKGKLNKAELNRSFAIVTEPQPNLESWYGRYLIWETDRPYTYMRTSPDGRIMAGGLDEDPQEPLESETLRSKRANMLLDQIKNLFPGCTAPVSHEWSATLGQSQDNLPFIGEDPAWPGVYYCLGYGGNGTVYSTIASKLLANLIRGMDHPIADIVRLDRPTLQEA; via the coding sequence ATGAAAAAGTTGTACAGCGGGCGGCTTTATTGGCCGGAAACCCTTTCGCAATACCGTTCCTACCCTCCTCTCGAATCCGACCTAACGGTTCATGTCGCGATCGTCGGAGGAGGCATGTCCGGACTATTATGCGGCTATGAGCTAGCGAAGCTGGACATCCGAGCCGTTATCCTGGAACGGGGCGACATTGCGGGGGGAAGCACCTCCGCAAATATCGGATTAGTGCAGTTTGCCAATGATATCATGCTTTGCGATCTAATCGGTCAAATCGGCAAGCCCGCCGCCGTCCGGTTCTACCATGCTTGCGGGCAGGCGGTCCGCGATCTGGAGGGCATTGCCGCCGAGCTGGATAAGAATGTTGAATTCGCCATCCGGAGCAGCCTGTATTTCGCAAGCAGGAAGCAGGACGTGCCGAAGCTCAGGCGCGAGTACGAAGCGCTTCAATCGAATGGCTTCCACGTGGAATATTGGGAACCCGGCGACATTAATGCCCGCTTCCCCTTCCGCAAGCCCGGCGCCATCGTGATGCACGGCGATGCGGAGGTCAATCCGCTGCGGTTCGTGCATGCAGTGGCCGAGGCAGCTTCCGATCAAGGCCTCATCATCCATGAAGGAACCGAAATTACCGCTCATGTCGCGCTGCCCGACGGACGTCACAGGCTGCGGACAAGCACAGGCGTGACGATTGAGGCGGAGCATGTCGTCTATGCGGTCGGATATGAGCCCGTGAAGCTGAAGGGCAAGCTGAATAAGGCCGAATTGAACCGTTCCTTCGCCATCGTAACCGAGCCGCAGCCCAATCTGGAATCATGGTACGGCCGCTATTTAATATGGGAGACGGATAGACCTTATACCTATATGCGAACGAGCCCGGATGGCAGAATTATGGCGGGCGGACTTGACGAGGATCCGCAGGAGCCGCTGGAATCGGAAACGCTGCGGAGTAAGCGGGCCAACATGCTGCTAGATCAGATCAAGAACCTATTTCCCGGATGCACGGCACCGGTTAGCCATGAATGGAGCGCTACGTTAGGCCAGTCGCAGGACAATCTTCCTTTTATCGGCGAAGACCCTGCATGGCCTGGCGTTTATTACTGTCTCGGTTACGGGGGCAATGGTACCGTGTATAGTACAATTGCCAGCAAGCTGCTGGCGAATCTGATCCGCGGCATGGACCATCCCATTGCGGATATTGTAAGGCTGGACCGCCCTACGCTGCAGGAAGCCTGA
- a CDS encoding YtxH domain-containing protein has protein sequence MGNQNNQQAGGSKMLKGLLIGGAVGATAAMLMTPKSGKDMRETILRKSSELSTTAREKASTLAAQAKDKASDVSERVNEMGRAAASKVATAAETTANVFQTMKREEGADPHGATNGAASGTTASERS, from the coding sequence ATGGGAAATCAGAATAATCAACAAGCAGGCGGCAGTAAAATGTTGAAGGGGCTATTAATCGGCGGTGCGGTTGGCGCGACGGCAGCCATGCTGATGACCCCGAAGTCGGGCAAGGACATGCGCGAGACGATTCTCCGCAAGTCCTCGGAGCTGTCGACGACGGCTCGTGAAAAAGCGAGCACATTGGCAGCTCAGGCCAAGGATAAAGCAAGCGACGTTAGCGAACGCGTGAACGAAATGGGACGCGCAGCGGCGAGTAAAGTGGCCACTGCAGCCGAAACGACGGCGAATGTCTTTCAGACGATGAAGCGCGAAGAAGGAGCGGATCCCCATGGAGCTACCAATGGAGCTGCCAGCGGAACGACGGCGAGCGAACGCAGCTGA